The following proteins are co-located in the Bacteroidales bacterium genome:
- a CDS encoding T9SS type A sorting domain-containing protein yields the protein MKRQIKLLIVLGIILFFPITTYTQTVSFSYDESGNRIQREIIYIEKSETFHENSQSNNNNELADTAAIQHNVKINEVNISILPNPNGGKFKVVMSGTDENTSASLLLHNLSGTLIFKKENMTKITDVDISKQNNGTYFLSIIINDQKETWKVIKQ from the coding sequence ATGAAACGACAAATTAAACTTTTAATCGTTTTGGGAATAATATTGTTTTTCCCAATTACAACTTATACACAAACTGTATCTTTTTCCTATGACGAATCAGGTAATCGTATTCAAAGAGAAATTATATATATTGAAAAAAGCGAAACTTTCCATGAAAACTCACAAAGCAACAACAACAATGAATTAGCTGATACAGCCGCAATACAGCACAATGTAAAAATTAATGAGGTTAATATAAGTATTCTCCCTAATCCAAACGGTGGGAAATTTAAAGTTGTGATGAGCGGTACAGACGAAAATACCAGTGCATCACTTTTACTGCATAATTTATCAGGGACTTTGATATTTAAAAAAGAAAATATGACAAAGATTACAGATGTTGATATCAGTAAACAAAATAACGGAACATATTTCCTAAGCATAATAATAAACGACCAAAAAGAAACATGGAAAGTAATTAAGCAATAA